In Aminivibrio pyruvatiphilus, one DNA window encodes the following:
- a CDS encoding CvpA family protein, giving the protein MTFSSIFDIAIALIVASFAVRGLFRGLSGEIFSLLGTVGGVIVAWKYSGVPAAWILSMFPEANPSMVSVGFMVAIYIGVVVLAASICRIVKAFLRFASLTFADRFFGGAAGILKGAVLILFLYVGITTYSPFFPTEWMGASYVMRGADAAWPGIQDFLRKHDLFPENFTLPDLNLPGLFPGKAGGGNGG; this is encoded by the coding sequence ATGACTTTTTCGTCCATTTTTGACATTGCCATTGCCCTGATTGTGGCATCCTTTGCTGTCAGGGGCCTGTTTCGCGGATTGTCAGGGGAAATTTTTTCCCTTCTCGGCACGGTGGGAGGCGTCATTGTGGCCTGGAAATATTCCGGAGTGCCTGCGGCATGGATCCTTTCCATGTTTCCGGAGGCCAATCCTTCCATGGTGTCCGTGGGCTTCATGGTGGCCATATACATTGGGGTCGTCGTTCTAGCCGCCTCCATCTGCCGTATCGTCAAGGCCTTCCTCAGGTTTGCGTCTCTCACGTTCGCCGACAGGTTTTTCGGCGGCGCCGCCGGAATCCTCAAAGGTGCCGTTCTCATCCTGTTCCTGTACGTGGGCATCACCACCTATTCGCCTTTCTTCCCCACGGAATGGATGGGGGCGAGCTACGTCATGCGCGGCGCCGACGCCGCATGGCCGGGCATACAGGACTTTCTCCGGAAGCACGATCTCTTCCCGGAGAATTTTACCCTGCCGGACCTGAATCTCCCCGGGCTCTTCCCGGGAAAAGCCGGGGGCGGCAATGGAGGTTAG